In the Magnolia sinica isolate HGM2019 chromosome 15, MsV1, whole genome shotgun sequence genome, one interval contains:
- the LOC131227817 gene encoding tryptamine hydroxycinnamoyltransferase 1-like produces the protein MAVEIISNTILKPSPSSPPHPFLNSLIPLTIFDRAAFDLHVTILYAFRPPMPTNEAIIDGLAKVLNYFPQLAGRLTIDNQRRKSILLNNAGVRVVEARVGTTLVERLPFNPSHELTNLHPPIEGVEELLQIQLNRFTCGGLVIGQTAHHRVADGQSMSSFFLSWAKLVRDLNVDPLPYHDRAAISIPRNPPMCEFNHREIEFKDNKAPALTTAIADASSLSIMNLVVNFSPEFITQLKTHVSDGNPGIRYSTFECLLAHVWKKITLARGLGDDELTQVRVAVNGRARIKPAVPMEYFGNLVLWAYPRLKVKDLLKESHAFVAKTIHEAVARIDNAYFQSFIDFGELLKGGEGEGLVATAPDLGNSLCPNVEVDSWLRFQFHDLDFGSGGPCDFLPSELPVEGLVIFVPSCKEKVVWMHSQLF, from the coding sequence ATGGCTGTAGAGATAATCAGCAACACCATCTTGAAACCATCTCCTTCATCACCACCCCATCCCTTCCTCAACTCTCTGATACCTCTCACCATCTTCGACCGGGCTGCCTTCGATCTCCATGTCACGATCCTCTACGCCTTCCGGCCACCTATGCCCACCAATGAGGCCATCATCGACGGCCTCGCCAAAGTCCTAAACTACTTCCCCCAACTTGCCGGACGGCTAACAATCGACAACCAACGTCGCAAAAGCATCCTTCTAAATAATGCCGGGGTCCGTGTAGTCGAGGCCCGTGTTGGGACGACGTTGGTGGAGCGGCTCCCATTCAACCCATCCCATGAGCTAACCAACTTGCACCCGCCCATCGAGGGTGTCGAGGAATTGCTACAGATCCAACTCAATCGTTTCACCTGCGGTGGGCTAGTGATCGGCCAGACGGCCCACCATCGTGTGGCTGATGGCCAATCAATGAGTTCATTCTTCCTTTCATGGGCTAAACTAGTCCGAGACCTCAACGTGGACCCACTTCCTTATCATGACCGGGCAGCCATTTCGATCCCAAGGAATCCACCCATGTGTGAATTCAACCACCGGGAAATCGAATTTAAAGATAACAAGGCTCCGGCTCTTACGACAGCCATTGCCGACGCATCGTCACTGTCGATTATGAACTTGGTCGTGAATTTCTCGCCTGAATTCATAACCCAACTCAAAACACATGTTTCCGACGGTAATCCAGGCATCCGATACAGCACTTTCGAGTGCCTTCTTGCCCATGTATGGAAGAAGATAACATTGGCTCGTGGTCTCGGAGATGATGAGCTCACCCAAGTGAGGGTGGCAGTCAATGGCCGTGCTCGGATTAAACCAGCAGTGCCCATGGAGTATTTTGGAAACTTGGTGCTTTGGGCCTACCCAAGATTGAAAGTTAAGGACTTGTTGAAGGAGAGCCATGCATTCGTTGCGAAAACGATCCATGAAGCTGTGGCCCGCATCGACAATGCATACTTCCAGTCATTCATCGACTTTGGAGAGCTGTTGAAGGGAGGGGAAGGGGAGGGGCTGGTGGCGACAGCGCCGGACTTGGGGAACTCCCTGTGCCCTAACGTGGAGGTTGATAGCTGGCTGAGATTCCAATTCCATGATCTTGATTTTGGGAGTGGTGGGCCATGTGATTTTCTCCCTTCGGAGCTGCCTGTTGAAGGGCTAGTGATCTTTGTGCCTTCATGCAAAGAAAAGGTGGTTTGGATGCATTCACAGCTCTTTTGA